A region from the Drosophila takahashii strain IR98-3 E-12201 chromosome 2L, DtakHiC1v2, whole genome shotgun sequence genome encodes:
- the LOC138912478 gene encoding putative gustatory receptor 36a: protein MGGMNTSQTLGLVLQFWTSTILNLAVSQHYLVMLFARAQYRFMNTELRKVIKETEMLSNHPQRRGAFMTRCCYLSDQLEEVAKVQSKLQSIVTQLGKVFGLQGVMVYSGYYISSVVGTYLTYSLFKYGHETLNLTLKTVILAYTWNFFYYLDALLNLSIMLFVLDDHKEMRRLLEEATLFASRLDVRLEESFESLQLQLVRSPFEMNVMKLFSVTRSSTFAMCGSIITHSIFLIQFDMEYF, encoded by the exons ATGGGTGGTATGAACACATCGCAAACGTTGGGCCTGGTTTTGCAGTTCTGGACCTCGACTATTCTTAACCTCGCAGTTTCGCAGCATTATCTGGTAATGCTGTTTGCCCGGGCCCAATATCGGTTTATGAACACTGAGCTCCGAAAAGTAATTAAAGAGACCGAGATGCTCAGCAATCATCCACAGCGAAGAGGTGCTTTTATGACCAGATGTTGCTATCTTTCCGATCAGTTGGAAGAAGTTGCCAAAGTACAAAGCAAACTACAGTCGATTGTGACCCAGTTGGGAAAGGTATTTGGGCTCCAGGGGGTTATGGTATACAGTGGATACTACATATCTTCGGTGGTCGGCACGTATCTGACCTACAGTCTCTTTAAGTATGGACACGAGACTCTGAATTTGACACTTAAAACTGTTATCCTTGCATACACTTGGAACTTCTTCTACTATTTAGATGCCCTGCTTAATCTTTCCATAATGCTGTTTGTTTTGGATGATCACAAGGAGATGAGACGTCTATTGGAGGAGGCAACATTGTTTGCTTCTAGGTTGGATGTTCGACTCGAGGAATCT TTTGAGAGCCTCCAGCTTCAGCTTGTACGGAGCCCGTTCGAAATGAACGTCATGAAATTATTCTCTGTCACTCGCAGCTCTACCTTTGCCATGTGTGGATCTATTATCACACATTCGATATTCCTTATTCAATTTGACATGGAATACTTTTAG
- the Gr36c gene encoding putative gustatory receptor 36c, with translation MVDVESLILGAVYYYGHLIGVSNFEFNWQTGRVFTAKRSTFYAVAINSLVCILYTYHWTGHTNIINLGFGKANKLHEYVVVLMSGLRIGIGLFTLIHRWYQRCKMMDLTRKVLRVFIARPQVKRLSRWGILAKFLSGSVTDLLQMAFVLDAIGRVDSQFYLGMGLQFWMSAILNLAVSQHYLIMLFVRTQYKLLNAELQQVIEESKELSWNPRRQGVFMTRCCFLADQLDNIAKLQSQLQKIVNQLEEVFGIQGALVYMGYYMSSVSTSYLTYSILKIGYQNMQMTLTIVILSIVWSFFYYLDGMLNLSVMLHVQDDHKDMGRLLEQRTLFAPGLDVRLEEAFESLQLQLIRNPLKIDLMHLYDVTRGSTMTMFGNLITHSIFLIQYDMENF, from the exons ATGGTCGACGTGGAGAGTTTGATATTGGGGGCGGTCTACTATTATGGTCACCTCATCGGAGTTAGTAACTTTGAGTTCAACTGGCAAACGGGTCGTGTCTTTACTGCCAAAAGAAGTACATTCTATGCTGTCGCGATTAACTCCCTTGTTTGTATTCTATATACTTATCACTGGACCGGTCATacgaatataattaatttgggCTTCGGAAAGGCAAACAAGCTGCATGAATATGTTGTCGTCCTTATGTCAGGCCTGAGAATTGGTATAG GTCTATTTACCTTGATTCACAGATGGTACCAGCGCTGCAAGATGATGGACTTGACGAGGAAGGTGCTTCGGGTATTTATTGCCAGGCCCCAGGTGAAGAGGCTGTCCCGCTGGGGCATTCTCGCCAAGTTTCTCTCTGGATCTGTGACTGATCTCCTCCAAATGGCCTTCGTGCTGGACGCAATAGGCCGCGTGGACTCGCAATTCTACTTGGGAATGGGCTTGCAGTTCTGGATGTCGGCCATCCTCAATTTGGCCGTATCGCAGCATTATCTTATAATGCTTTTCGTTCGGACGCAGTATAAGCTGCTCAACGCTGAACTGCAGCAGGTGATCGAGGAGTCCAAGGAGTTAAGTTGGAATCCTCGACGGCAGGGGGTTTTCATGACTAGGTGTTGTTTCTTGGCAGATCAGCTGGACAACATAGCCAAGCTCCAGAGTCAGCTGCAAAAAATAGTGAACCAGTTGGAGGAAGTATTCGGCATTCAGGGCGCCCTGGTCTATATGGGATACTACATGTCCTCGGTGTCCACCTCCTACCTCACCTATAGCATCCTTAAAATTGGCTACCAGAACATGCAGATGACGCTGACTATTGTGATCCTGTCCATCGTATGGAGCTTCTTCTACTACCTCGATGGTATGCTTAATCTGTCCGTCATGCTGCATGTCCAGGATGATCACAAGGATATGGGCCGTCTACTGGAGCAGCGAACCCTATTTGCACCCGGCTTGGATGTGCGACTCGAAGAAGCC TTTGAGAGCCTCCAGCTGCAGCTGATTCgaaatcctttaaaaattgatttaatgcATTTATACGACGTCACCCGAGGTTCTACCATGACCATGTTTGGAAATCTGATAACACATTCCATCTTCCTAATTCAATACGACATGGAGAACTTCTGA
- the Gr36b gene encoding putative gustatory receptor 36b codes for MFDWVGVLLTAIYFYCHFIGLSNFVYDWRTGHVFTSLPITLYAITINAGISTALVIYWTGKSKTNLVFESANKLHEYVIIVMSGLRIIEGLVTVLNRWLQRSQTMHLVRDIVRLYKANPQVKKMTRWGILLKVFSSSGTDLLQLLLSIGAMNRLSSEEIIGVSLHTCISFTLNLAIAQHYFVMLFVRAQYKIVNIKLRQVVEESRRLSCLQRRGGAFMTRCCYLSDQLEDIAKAQSQLQMILNQVGEVFGIQGLMSYAGYYISSVGAYYLTYSIHKYGPEALHMSAKTMILATFWSFFYYLDATLNCFNMLYMWDHHKEMLRLLEERIEFASRLDVRLEESFESLQLQLVRNPLKMDVMGIFDITRSSTAAMIGSVIANSIFLIQFDMEYF; via the exons ATGTTCGACTGGGTCGGTGTGTTGCTCACGGCAATCTACTTTTACTGCCATTTCATAGGGCTAAGCAACTTTGTATACGATTGGCGTACAGGTCATGTATTCACTTCTTTGCCAATTACTCTGTATGCCATCACGATTAATGCCGGGATTTCGACCGCCCTCGTTATTTATTGGACCGGAAAAAGTAAGACCAATTTGGTGTTTGAAAGCGCCAACAAGCTGCATGAATATGTTATCATCGTCATGTCCGGTCTGAGAATCATTGAAG gactTGTAACGGTGCTTAACCGATGGCTCCAGCGCAGCCAGACGATGCACCTGGTCAGAGACATAGTTCGTCTGTATAAGGCCAATCCCCAAGTGAAGAAAATGACTCGCTGGGGAATTTTACTGAAAGTCTTCAGTAGCTCTGGAACAGATCTTCTTCAACTGCTTCTCTCCATTGGTGCAATGAACCGTCTAAGCTCCGAAGAAATTATAGGTGTGAGTCTGCACACCTGCATTTCGTTCACTCTGAATTTGGCCATAGCGCAGCATTATTTTGTAATGCTTTTCGTTCGGGCGCAATATAAGATAGTAAATATAAAGCTGCGACAGGTGGTCGAAGAAAGCCGAAGGTTGAGCTGCCTCCAGAGGCGTGGGGGTGCTTTCATGACCCGATGTTGCTATCTTTCGGATCAGTTGGAGGATATAGCGAAAGCCCAGAGCCAGCTGCAGATGATTTTGAACCAGGTGGGAGAGGTGTTCGGCATTCAGGGTCTGATGTCGTATGCCGGATACTACATATCATCGGTGGGTGCATATTATCTGACCTACAGCATACACAAATATGGCCCGGAAGCGTTGCATATGTCGGCTAAGACCATGATCCTGGCCACCTTTTGGAGCTTCTTCTACTATCTCGATGCCACGTTGAATTGTTTCAATATGCTCTATATGTGGGATCACCACAAGGAAATGCTGCGTCTGCTAGAGGAGAGAATAGAGTTTGCGTCTCGATTGGACGTTCGCTTGGAGGAATCC TTTGAAAGTCTACAGTTGCAGCTGGTTCGAAACCCATTGAAAATGGATGTCATGGGAATTTTTGACATCACTCGAAGCTCAACTGCGGCCATGATTGGATCTGTTATAGCCAATTCAAtatttcttattcaatttgacatggagtatttttaa
- the LOC108062684 gene encoding putative gustatory receptor 36a, with protein MTDWVCLLLKAVYYYGHLIGLGNFEIDWRTGRVYTSPSSTIYALATNVSIFIVLLWQILEQTDPNVFFGNANKLLVAVILVLVGLRVASGLLTVHNRWHQRAKFIRLARKVLRLFLEKPQVKRMCRWRILIKFIIAIVTDLLQVAITWDSVGRVDCNQFIGMTLQFWMSTIINLAISQHYLVALFVRANYHLLNTELRRVVNESRILSYLPQRKGAFMTRCCSLADQLDNIAKLQSQLQSIVTELNAVAGAQGLMVYGGYYLSSIATYYLTYSILKNGLENLQLTVQAVILAFSWCFFYYLDAMINLFTMFNLLDDHKEMIRILQERTLFASGLDVRLEESFESFQFQVIRNPFQIEVMEIFSITRSSISAMYGSLVTHTIFLIQYDLEYF; from the exons ATGACCGACTGGGTCTGTTTGTTATTGAAGGCAGTCTACTATTATGGACATCTTATTGGTCTTGGAAACTTTGAGATTGACTGGCGGACAGGTCGTGTCTATACGTCCCCAAGCAGTACCATCTACGCCCTCGCAACCAACGTCAGCATTTTTATTGTCCTGTTGTGGCAAATCTTGGAACAAACTGATCccaatgtgttttttggaaaTGCAAATAAGCTGCTCGTAGCTGTTATCCTTGTTTTGGTCGGACTGAGAGTGGCTTCAG GACTTCTCACCGTTCACAACAGATGGCACCAGCGAGCCAAATTCATCCGCTTGGCCAGAAAAGTGCTCCGGTTATTTCTGGAAAAGCCGCAGGTGAAAAGAATGTGCCGGTGGAGAATTCTTATCAAGTTCATCATAGCCATCGTCACTGACCTTCTGCAAGTGGCAATCACCTGGGATTCAGTGGGTCGTGTGGATTGCAATCAATTTATTGGAATGACCTTGCAGTTTTGGATGTCGACCATTATAAATTTGGCCATATCGCAGCATTATCTGGTAGCACTTTTCGTTCGGGCAAACTATCATCTGCTAAACACAGAGCTGCGACGGGTGGTCAACGAAAGCAGGATTTTGAGTTACCTCCCCCAAAGAAAAGGGGCTTTCATGACCAGGTGTTGTTCCTTGGCGGATCAGTTGGACAATATAGCTAAGCTACAATCCCAACTGCAATCCATTGTGACCGAGTTAAATGCGGTCGCCGGTGCTCAAGGGCTAATGGTGTATGGCGGATACTACTTATCCTCAATAGCTACATACTACTTGACGTACAGTATCCTCAAAAATGGTCTTGAAAATCTGCAGTTAACTGTCCAAGCTGTGATATTGGCCTTTAGTTGGTGCTTTTTCTACTATTTGGATGCCATGATCAATCTGTTCACGATGTTTAATCTGCTAGATGATCACAAGGAGATGATACGAATACTTCAGGAGAGAACGCTGTTTGCATCCGGCTTGGATGTTCGTTTGGAGGAATCc TTTGAAAGCTTTCAATTTCAAGTGATACGAAACCCGTTTCAAATTGAAGTTatggaaatattttctatCACACGCAGTTCCATTTCGGCCATGTATGGATCTCTAGTAACGCATACAATATTTCTTATTCAATacgacttggaatatttttga
- the LOC108062673 gene encoding gustatory receptor-like 36a encodes MATSAERTLNKKWQSRLLRWSVLGLCWSSYILYRGCVIGQIKYDKEKGKLIIQRRNIWTKRIVLCLKLSVLYFSFESNEGIFSSPKYFDTLMTGVIMQIAICNIIRLWNWMSSLSYNRSLVGLINEVIEVNTLMKETLGRPSLEGISLLILYIVQWDFTVLQITGLSQLSLYVFPLYIILLELCFNIYVVYQLLLLSWIAAFNRFLKIYLQERKPTKRQHLKVLRLLRLYSRIANINQEIQLLWLPVIGMLFTDILLLVINWAFIIKNIMEYHLFADDKFYRKCLRAAVGGQASFLRILFIGLCNDRLCILQTLLRVQLLIVDLRFSLHLQRHQNFVRDVQTLQSCFDVQFRVQPIRNRIMNANLECGGSFVLDFFFCTLLNALCFAQYEITVDADTLIYAEDR; translated from the exons ATGGCCACGAGTGCAGAACGAACTTTGAATAAGAAATGGCAGTCGCGACTGCTAAGATGGTCTGTTTTGGGCCTCTGCTGGTCCTCGTACATCCTTTATCGAGGCTGCGTGATTGGACAAATTAAATACGACaaagaaaagggaaaactGATTATCCAACGTCGCAACATTTGGACCAAAAGAATAGTGCTGTGCCTAAAGTTGTCGGTGCTCTACTTCAGCT TTGAAAGTAATGAAGGCATATTTTCTAGTCCAAAGTACTTTGATACTCTGATGACAGGGGTCATCATGCAGATAGCCATATGTAATATTATACGTTTGTGGAACTGGATGAGTAGTCTGTCCTATAATCGATCCTTAGTGGGTCTGATCAACGAGGTGATAGAAGTAAACACATTGATGAAAGAGACTTTGGGGAGGCCTTCCTTGGAAGGTATCTCCCTGCTGATCCTTTACATAGTTCAGTGGGACTTTACTGTCCTGCAGATCACGGGCTTAAGTCAACTAAGTCTTTACGTCTTCCCGCTGTACATCATATTGCTGGAGTTGTGTTTCAACATTTATGTGGTCTACCAGTTGTTGCTACTGTCTTGGATCGCTGCTTTCAATAGGTTCTTAAAG ATCTATCTACAGGAACGGAAACCGACAAAAAGGCAACATTTAAAGGTTCTTCGGCTGCTTCGCCTCTATTCCAGGATAGCCAATATTAACCAGGAAATCCAACTGCTGTGGCTGCCGGTCATCGGCATGCTTTTCACCGACATCTTGCTACTAGTGATCAATTGGGCGTTTATCATCAAAAATATCATGGAGTACCACTTGTTTGCAGACGACAAATTTTATAGGAAATGTTTGAGAGCCGCAGTTGGTGGGCAGGCATCTTTCTTAAGGATTTTGTTCATTGGTCTATGCAATGATAGACTGTGCATTCTGCAGACTCTCCTTAGAGTGCAGCTTTTAATCGTCGATTTGCGCTTCTCACTGCATCTTCAGCGGCATCAGAACTTCGTCAGGGATGTCCAGACTTTG CAAAGTTGCTTTGATGTGCAGTTCAGAGTCCAGCCGATCAGGAACCGGATAATGAACGCCAATCTGGAATGCGGAGGTTCGTTTGTCCTagacttctttttttgcacattGCTAAATGCCTTGTGCTTTGCCCAGTATGAAATTACCGTTGACGCCGATACGTTAATTTATGCTGAAGATCGATAA
- the LOC108059887 gene encoding putative gustatory receptor 36a encodes MFDWVGLLLKVVYYYGHLIGLSNFEFEWTGRVFKTRRSALYAIAIDVILVILIVLQISKPTEFNLIFGKANKLHHYVIIIVFGLRVVAGLSTVFIRWSRRKQMMLLAKKVLGVFLKNPHLRKISRWGILIKVTIAIVTDLLQMAINWNALGYAKANQTILMALQFWVSAIVNLAVAQRYLLTLFVRAHYHLLNTELRQVIKESRMLSYHPQRRGAFMTRCCSLADQVESIAKFQSELQSIVNQLDEVFGIQGLMVYFGYYIFSIATAYITYSILKNGHENLELSVTSMILSFTWCFFYFLDAILNLFNTLNLLEDHTKMIRLLEERTLFAFTLDVRLEQSVNFIQLQLIRNPFKMEIMKFFPITRSSTTAMFGSLITHSIFLIQYDMEYF; translated from the exons ATGTTCGACTGGGTCGGTTTGTTATTGAAGGTGGTCTACTATTATGGACACCTTATCGGTCTTAGTAACTTTGAGTTTGAGTGGACTGGACGAGTCTTTAAGACCCGAAGAAGTGCCCTCTACGCCATTGCGATCGACGTCATCCTGGTTATTCTTATCGTTTTGCAAATCTCCAAGCCAACTGAATTTAACTTGATCTTTGGAAAGGCAAACAAGCTGCACCATTATGTTATTATCATTGTATTTGGACTGAGAGTTGTAGCAG gTCTTTCCACCGTGTTCATCAGATGGAGTCGACGGAAACAGATGATGCTCTTGGCCAAAAAAGTGCTTGGtgtatttctaaaaaacccgCACTTGCGGAAAATTTCCCGCTGGGGTATTCTTATTAAGGTCACCATTGCAATCGTTACTGATCTTCTGCAAATGGCAATTAACTGGAATGCATTGGGCTATGCGAAAGCCAATCAAACAATACTAATGGCCTTGCAGTTCTGGGTGTCGGCTATTGTAAATCTGGCCGTAGCGCAGCGGTATCTGCTAACCCTCTTCGTTCGGGCCCACTATCATCTGCTAAACACCGAGCTGCGTCAGGTGATCAAAGAAAGCAGGATGCTAAGTTACCATCCTCAGCGGAGGGGGGCTTTCATGACCAGATGTTGCTCGTTGGCGGATCAGGTGGAGAGTATTGCCAAGTTTCAAAGTGAACTGCAGTCGATTGTGAACCAGCTGGACGAAGTATTCGGAATCCAGGGGCTTATGGTGTATTTCGGATACTACATATTTTCAATAGCAACAGCTTACATAACCTATAGTATCCTAAAAAATGGCCACGAGAATCTGGAGCTGAGCGTCACATCGATGATTCTATCCTTCActtggtgttttttttacttCTTGGACGCCATTCTCAATCTGTTCAATACGCTCAATTTACTGGAAGATCACACGAAGATGATACGGCTATTGGAGGAGCGAACACTATTTGCCTTTACCTTAGATGTTCGTCTGGAGCAATCggtaaattt CATACAACTGCAATTGATTCGAAACCCAttcaaaatggaaataatgaaattttttccaatAACTCGGAGTTCTACAACGGCCATGTTTGGATCTCTAATAACACATTCGATATTCCTAATTCAATATGACATGGAGTACTTTTGA
- the LOC108059869 gene encoding uncharacterized protein — translation MKEYGEVIFVDQLKHHRVVASQIDKTRIAWQKNSSWFSAAQRKHYSQYATIYAESRKKYGDEIYGYYARRNRLRPEFTCKTKSTIGKEDRKTHISMAHLIGYKYSKTTNGEYGSVPPSDLFFCF, via the coding sequence ATGAAGGAATACGGTGAGGTGATCTTCGTTGATCAGCTGAAACACCACCGTGTTGTGGCCAGCCAGATCGATAAGACTCGTATTGCTTGGCAAAAAAATAGCTCCTGGTTTTCTGCTGCCCAAAGGAAGCATTACTCCCAATATGCGACCATATACGCTGAAAGCCGGAAAAAATACGGAGATGAAATATACGGATACTACGCAAGAAGGAACCGCCTGCGGCCTGAGTTCACTTGCAAAACCAAGTCTACAATCGGAAAGGAGGACAGGAAGACGCATATTTCCATGGCGCACCTCATAGGATACAAGTATTCCAAAACAACCAATGGCGAATATGGCAGTGTGCCGCCATCAGActtatttttctgtttctaa
- the LOC108059898 gene encoding uncharacterized protein — protein MKIYEEVIFTDQLLHHRTVGSQIEETRRTWEERCSWFPTAQRELYERYAQIYKECLKTYGNDHFEYYAKRNRLREEFRLETNSYRQSQSRDSEIPMDHIALYKASSTSNEEYGSVRPMLLFKAF, from the coding sequence atgaagatatacGAGGAGGTTATATTCACAGATCAGCTTCTGCACCACCGAACTGTGGGCAGCCAGATCGAGGAGACACGTCGAACCTGGGAGGAGCGGTGCTCGTGGTTTCCAACGGCCCAAAGGGAACTTTACGAGCGGTACGCCCAAATTTATAAGGAGTGTTTAAAGACGTACGGGAATGACCACTTCGAGTACTATGCGAAAAGGAACCGCCTCAGGGAAGAGTTTAGGCTTGAGACCAATTCATACAGACAGAGTCAGTCACGGGACTCAGAAATACCTATGGATCATATAGCCCTTTACAAAGCATCCTCCACTTCCAACGAAGAATATGGGAGTGTTCGGCCAATGCTCCTCTTCAAGGCTTTTTAG
- the LOC108059909 gene encoding uncharacterized protein, with protein MKGYDQVIFTDELLHHRTVGSQIEETRRTWEERCSWFPAAQRNLYARCSEIYEECLEKYGNDHFEFYANRNRLREEHRVNTKSYRDREQRKSQRSMDHLKDYKASPTSNGEYGRVQPMLLFHCF; from the coding sequence ATGAAGGGATATGACCAGGTGATATTCACGGATGAACTCTTGCACCACCGAACTGTGGGCAGCCAGATCGAGGAGACACGGCGCACCTGGGAGGAGCGATGCTCTTGGTTTCCGGCTGCCCAGAGGAACTTGTATGCAAGATGTTCCGAGATTTACGAGGAGTGTCTGGAGAAGTACGGCAATGATCACTTCGAGTTCTATGCTAATAGAAATCGCCTGAGGGAAGAGCATAGGGTCAATACCAAATCGTATAGGGATCGGGAACAGCGAAAGTCTCAGAGATCAATGGATCATTTAAAGGACTACAAGGCGTCTCCTACATCTAATGGGGAATATGGAAGAGTTCAGCCAATGCTACTCTTTCACTGCTTTTAG